From the genome of Miscanthus floridulus cultivar M001 chromosome 10, ASM1932011v1, whole genome shotgun sequence, one region includes:
- the LOC136485614 gene encoding disease resistance protein RGA5-like, giving the protein MSVVTGVVGSLAPKLLQLLHDNYKLQKGVRKQVLWLHSELESIHAFLRKVSDVPWDRLDEQVKVWACEVREASYDMEDVLDAFLVRVDSGEPTDLSRLKRAMKKMGKVFCKAKARHDIACAVEDIKKHLEEVAQRRQKYKLDEMIMSKSVGQASSIDPRLTAMYKEVTQLIGVDKSREELISILNPSQPDDDLSDKKITKKVSIVGVGGLGKTTLAKAVYDNLNSQYECGAFVSVGRDLDLVKVFKDIMFQLDKYKYQNIHNTGRGVDLLISELREFLQNKRYFVVIDDVWEVATWKRIKLALVENSCGSKLITTTRKFDVAKEAGEVYKLKPLSYDDSMKLFYTRIFGADGKYLDYQPDDVSNKILRKCAGIPLAIITMTSLLVGKPKYEWSEVYSSIGFGHEENTDVDDTMTILSFSYYDLPPHLRTCLLYVSTYPEDYLIEKDPLIWKWIAEGFIEGKQGTRLFELGERYFDDLINRSLIQAVEDKWDGTVSGCRVHDMVLDLMRRLSLQENFISLLGDNVEGISAPSSVRRLAHQNRISEHINSEAMVTVMQKVRSYTAFMCHIDIQDPFLRLKFLCVLDIVHCRFKEACNLEHLGDLLRLRYLGIRRCRGSVPLLPKQIGNLNLLKTLDVDGTLPASIVQLTKLVRLCAGQSNAPHGIGNLTSLEELRIHGNHKRFVEELGSLQELRVLIISTCWMNESMQRDFVVSLRSLKKIQHIYVDSRLSDADTSMWEASGFVLPRPLCFLELFIHFSKLPSCINPSRLPNLSHLRLGVTTMDEQDLMLLARLPALCFLDLETESTVTASNINASDGCCFQKLRYFEINKMVLFEQHNEEDTRISLHIWNGEDTMPFGSWKSNHSSKPVPCSVMPNLEVLHFDVPLRALKHNNGDCGNTGLEYLPSLRELRGAINCYAVSAEEVDAALGALRNACKVHPNHPTLSMLKSNEAKMVSKQDEEDEKQQEGQVASQAAVIDLGKLSPNALKEIPI; this is encoded by the exons ATGAGTGTGGTGACGGGGGTGGTGGGAAGCCTCGCCCCCAAGCTCCTACAGCTACTCCATGACAACTACAAGCTCCAGAAGGGAGTCAGGAAGCAGGTGCTCTGGCTCCACAGCGAGCTGGAGAGCATCCATGCCTTCCTCCGCAAGGTGTCGGATGTGCCATGGGACCGACTCGACGAGCAGGTCAAGGTGTGGGCATGTGAGGTCAGGGAAGCATCCTACGACATGGAGGATGTCCTAGACGCCTTCCTCGTGCGGGTCGATAGCGGCGAGCCCACTGACCTGAGCAGGCTCAAACGTGCCATGAAGAAGATGGGAAAGGTGTTCTGCAAGGCTAAGGCTCGCCATGATATTGCTTGTGCTGTCGAAGATATCAAGAAGCATCTCGAGGAGGTAGCCCAAAGGCGTCAGAAGTACAAACTTGATGAGATGATTATGTCAAAGTCGGTTGGACAGGCATCAAGTATCGATCCTCGCCTTACTGCTATGTACAAAGAAGTGACACAACTTATTGGCGTCGACAAGTCAAGGGAAGAACTCATATCTATTCTGAATCCATCCCAACCAGATGATGATTTGTCTGACAAGAAGATCACCAAGAAGGTTTCTATTGTTGGAGTTGGAGGATTGGGCAAGACCACTCTTGCCAAAGCAGTGTATGACAACCTAAACTCACAGTATGAATGTGGGGCTTTCGTTTCAGTTGGGCGTGATCTTGACTTGGTCAAAGTTTTCAAAGATATTATGTTTCAGCTTGACAAGTACAAGTATCAAAACATTCATAACACTGGAAGAGGTGTTGATCTCCTCATTAGCGAACTCCGAGAATTCCTGCAGAACAAGAG GTATTTTGTTGTTATTGATGATGTATGGGAGGTGGCGACATGGAAAAGAATCAAATTGGCACTTGTTGAGAATAGTTGTGGAAGTAAACTAATCACAACTACTCGTAAGTTTGATGTTGCCAAAGAAGCTGGTGAGGTTTACAAGCTAAAACCACTTTCCTATGATGACTCAATGAAATTATTCTATACAAGGATATTTGGGGCAGATGGAAAGTACCTTGATTACCAACCAGATGACGTTTCCAATAAAATTTTAAGGAAATGTGCCGGTATACCATTAGCAATCATCACAATGACTAGTTTGTTGGTTGGTAAACCAAAGTATGAATGGTCTGAGGTCTATAGCTCTATTGGTTTTGGACATGAAGAAAATACAGACGTTGATGATACTATGACAATACTTTCATTTAGCTACTATGATCTGCCTCCACATTTGAGGACATGCTTACTATATGTAAGTACATATCCGGAAGATTATTTGATAGAAAAGGATCCTTTGATATGGAAGTGGATAGCCGAAGGATTTATAGAAGGGAAACAAGGAACAAGATTATTTGAGCTTGGAGAAAGATACTTTGATGATCTCATTAACAGAAGCTTAATCCAGGCAGTGGAAGACAAGTGGGATGGAACAGTATCAGGATGCCGTGTTCATGATATGGTTCTTGATCTGATGCGTAGGCTTTCATTGCAAGAAAACTTTATTTCTCTATTAGGTGATAATGTTGAGGGAATATCAGCACCAAGTAGCGTTCGTCGGCTGGCCCACCAGAATAGAATATCTGAGCACATTAATTCCGAAGCCATGGTTACTGTCATGCAAAAAGTGAGGTCATATACTGCATTCATGTGTCACATTGATATCCAGGACCCATTTTTGAGATTAAAATTTTTGTGTGTGCTAGACATAGTACACTGCAGATTTAAGGAAGCTTGCAatcttgagcatcttggtgatTTACTTCGCTTGAGGTATCTTGGGATACGAAGATGTCGAGGCAGTGTTCCTTTGCTCCCTAAACAAATAGGAAATTTAAACTTACTGAAGACACTTGATGTGGACGGAACGTTGCCAGCAAGCATTGTCCAGCTCACAAAACTGGTGCGGCTATGTGCTGGACAGTCGAATGCACCACACGGGATTGGAAACCTGACGTCCCTAGAGGAGCTTAGAATACATGGCAATCACAAAAGGTTTGTGGAGGAGCTGGGAAGCCTGCAAGAACTGAGAGTGCTCATAATTTCCACATGTTGGATGAACGAGAGCATGCAGAGAGATTTCGTGGTGTCCCTACGCAGTCTCAAAAAGATCCAGCATATATATGTGGACAGTCGTCTTTCAGATGCAGATACATCCATGTGGGAGGCATCAGGCTTTGTGCTCCCACGGCCTCTCTGTTTTTTGGAATTGTTCATTCACTTCTCTAAGCTGCCCTCATGCATAAATCCCTCACGTCTTCCCAACCTGTCCCACTTGAGACTAGGGGTTACTACTATGGATGAGCAGGATCTGATGCTCCTTGCTAGGTTGCCAGCACTCTGTTTTCTTGACCTTGAAACAGAGTCCACAGTAACAGCAAGTAATATTAATGCCAGTGATGGCTGCTGCTTCCAGAAATTGAGGTACTTCGAGATTAATAAAATGGTCCTTTTTGAGCAGCACAATGAGGAGGACACTAGGATTTCATTGCACATATGGAATGGAGAAGATACAATGCCCTTTGGCTCCTGGAAAAGCAACCACTCGAGTAAACCAGTACCCTGTTCCGTGATGCCAAATCTTGAAGTGCTTCATTTTGATGTCCCATTGCGAGCTCTAAAACATAACAATGGTGATTGTGGCAATACTGGCTTGGAGTACCTGCCTTCCCTTCGTGAACTCAGAGGGGCGATCAACTGTTATGCTGTGTCTGCTGAGGAGGTGGATGCTGCGTTGGGTGCGCTAAGAAATGCATGCAAGGTGCATCCCAACCATCCCACACTTTCCATGCTTAAAAGTAATGAG GCAAAGATGGTATCCAAACAAGACGAAGAAGATGAGAAGCAACAGGAGGGGCAAGTGGCCTCACAGGCGGCTGTTATTGATTTGGGTAAACTAAGCCCAAATGCTCTTAAAGAGATCCCAATTTGA